In Quercus robur chromosome 10, dhQueRobu3.1, whole genome shotgun sequence, a genomic segment contains:
- the LOC126701460 gene encoding ras-related protein RABA5c-like, with protein sequence MSSDEESGEEYLFKIVIIGDSAVGKSNLLSRYARNEFNMHSKATIGVEFQTQVMEIDNKEVKAQIWDTAGQERFRAVTSAYYRGAVGALIVYDISRRSTFDSIARWLDELKTHSDTTVAMMLVGNKCDLENIRAVSVEEGTTLAEAEGLFFMETSALDSTNVKKAFEIVIREIYNNVSRKVLNSDTYKAELSVNRVSLVNNGSDGKQNPNMFSCCSR encoded by the exons ATGTCATCAGATGAGGAGTCAGGCGAAGAGTACCTATTCAAGATAGTGATAATAGGAGACTCAGCAGTCGGCAAATCCAACTTGCTCTCTCGCTACGCTCGAAACGAGTTCAACATGCATTCCAAGGCCACCATTGGCGTCGAGTTCCAAACCCAAGTCATGGAAATCGACAACAAAGAAGTCAAGGCTCAGATTTGGGACACTGCTGGCCAAGAACGCTTCCGTGCTGTCACTTCTGCTTACTATCGTGGTGCTGTTGGTGCTCTCATTGTCTATGATATCAGTCGCCGCTCCACTTTTGATAGCATTGCTCGCTGGCTTGATGAGCTCAAAA CTCATTCTGATACAACTGTGGCAATGATGCTGGTGGGGAACAAATGTGATTTGGAGAATATCAGGGCTGTGAGTGTTGAGGAAGGCACAACCCTTGCAGAAGCAGAAGGATTGTTCTTCATGGAGACATCTGCCTTAGATTCGACAAATGTTAAGAAGGCTTTTGAGATTGTTATTCGAGAAATATACAACAATGTCAGCAGGAAGGTCTTGAACTCCGATACTTACAAAGCGGAATTATCTGTCAACAGGGTAAGCCTTGTTAATAACGGGAGTGATGGAAAGCAAAACCCAAACATGTTTTCTTGCTGTTCCCGGTAA